A region of Chitinophaga horti DNA encodes the following proteins:
- a CDS encoding OBAP family protein: MKPVKHAAAAALLTLFISCGGNNTASNVESPGGDKTAKDKLLNTGADVLQNKSPLRQFDAYLDGFHFYNGNINAQMEAHHYVHQVNEDLYQAIIFDGNEAGAKIMGVEYIITEKLFSTLPDEEKKLWHSHHHEVKSGSLIAPGIPEVAEHELMEKLVSTYGKTIHTWHTDQQRTLPIGAPMIMMGFTKDGQLHPDLLAARDKRFNISTAKKKEQRKDIPTPHVHPMANAWEKGEVRQFIVTNEADSALHKHQGRPR; the protein is encoded by the coding sequence ATGAAACCCGTCAAACACGCAGCAGCCGCGGCTTTGCTAACCCTTTTTATTTCCTGCGGAGGAAATAATACCGCTTCAAATGTAGAATCGCCTGGTGGCGACAAAACAGCGAAAGACAAGCTGCTGAACACCGGTGCCGATGTGTTACAAAACAAAAGTCCGCTCCGGCAATTTGATGCTTACCTCGACGGCTTTCATTTCTACAACGGCAACATCAACGCCCAAATGGAAGCGCATCACTACGTACACCAGGTGAATGAAGACCTTTACCAGGCCATCATTTTTGACGGTAACGAAGCCGGCGCGAAGATCATGGGCGTGGAGTATATTATTACGGAGAAGCTGTTCTCCACTTTGCCAGACGAGGAAAAGAAACTCTGGCACTCCCATCACCACGAAGTAAAATCCGGCTCGCTGATCGCGCCCGGCATCCCGGAAGTAGCAGAACACGAGCTGATGGAAAAGCTGGTCTCCACCTATGGTAAAACCATCCACACCTGGCATACCGATCAGCAGAGGACCTTGCCCATTGGCGCTCCTATGATCATGATGGGCTTTACAAAGGACGGGCAGCTGCATCCCGACCTGCTCGCTGCGCGCGATAAACGGTTCAATATATCCACAGCTAAAAAGAAAGAACAGCGGAAAGATATACCCACTCCACATGTCCACCCGATGGCTAACGCCTGGGAGAAGGGCGAAGTGCGCCAGTTTATCGTCACCAACGAGGCCGATAGCGCGCTACATAAACACCAGGGGCGGCCACGGTAG
- a CDS encoding GNAT family N-acetyltransferase, with product METNEILVRQASMADWETIQRIGRQTFSETFAKDNADADMEEYLAESFSEEKLRAEFSNPDSLFYIAWQQDQPIGYLKVNTGNAQTEAQAPQAMEIERIYVLAAYHGKKVGQILYDKALEVAMARRSSYLWLGVWEENARAIRFYEKNGFVAFDKHIFKIGSDEQTDIMMKKTLL from the coding sequence ATGGAAACGAATGAGATTTTGGTAAGACAGGCGTCGATGGCCGATTGGGAAACAATACAGCGCATCGGCAGGCAAACGTTTTCGGAAACCTTCGCGAAAGATAACGCCGATGCAGATATGGAAGAATACCTTGCCGAGAGCTTCAGTGAGGAAAAACTACGGGCGGAATTCTCCAATCCCGATTCCCTCTTCTACATTGCCTGGCAGCAGGATCAGCCGATCGGCTATCTCAAAGTGAACACCGGTAACGCACAAACCGAGGCGCAGGCGCCGCAGGCGATGGAGATAGAGCGCATCTATGTACTGGCCGCCTATCACGGTAAAAAAGTAGGACAGATATTATATGATAAGGCCCTGGAAGTAGCAATGGCCCGCAGAAGCAGCTATCTCTGGCTCGGTGTGTGGGAAGAGAACGCGCGGGCTATCCGGTTCTATGAGAAGAACGGGTTTGTGGCGTTTGATAAACATATCTTCAAAATTGGCTCCGATGAGCAGACTGATATTATGATGAAGAAGACCTTGCTGTAG
- a CDS encoding NADPH cytochrome P450 oxidoreductase family protein, whose translation MTISLWTYLLGAGILAVAAIAIFVATRKRKTGSKTSKFTAENARFIILVGSENGTTTRLATSVYEHLLAGGQSVFLTTLNNYQSFPQAEQLIVMTSTYGSGEAPGSAKRFMEILPTVTQSQKIHFSVMAFGSRNYPDFCRFGYDVHLALTNQEWAVPFLDIHTIDDKSPEQSDLWMATWFQQIGLPKMALPEYLTRAPLGLKPMTIISRTEPAHTDGAFSIRIKTSSSFTSGDLLAIYPGGDYRERQYSIGKVDKEIQLSVKLHPNGFGSGYLYALNPGDVIHARVIANYDFRFPSGAPRVIMIANGTGIAPFLGMMDQNKRKTECHLYCGFRGASSFALYDDFVKQQLAGGQLSTANIAYSREGDKQYVKDLLARDADLIATTLHEEGTIMICGSLAMQHDVVQFLDALCMERYGKSLSHYESHGQVLMDCY comes from the coding sequence ATGACAATTTCTTTATGGACATACCTGCTCGGAGCGGGGATATTGGCGGTCGCGGCCATTGCAATCTTTGTCGCCACCAGGAAACGGAAGACCGGTAGCAAAACATCCAAATTCACCGCGGAGAATGCCCGCTTTATCATTCTCGTTGGTTCTGAGAATGGCACCACTACCCGGCTGGCCACTTCGGTGTATGAACATCTGCTGGCAGGCGGACAAAGCGTGTTCCTCACAACACTCAACAACTATCAAAGCTTTCCGCAGGCGGAGCAACTGATCGTGATGACTTCCACTTACGGCTCCGGCGAGGCCCCTGGCAGCGCGAAACGGTTTATGGAGATCCTCCCCACGGTAACACAATCGCAAAAAATACACTTTTCGGTAATGGCCTTCGGCTCCCGTAACTATCCTGACTTCTGTCGCTTCGGTTACGACGTACACCTTGCCCTTACCAACCAGGAATGGGCAGTTCCCTTCCTGGATATACATACGATTGATGATAAGTCGCCGGAGCAGTCCGACCTGTGGATGGCCACCTGGTTCCAGCAGATTGGCCTGCCTAAAATGGCCCTGCCAGAGTACCTGACCCGGGCTCCGCTCGGCCTGAAGCCCATGACGATCATCTCCCGCACAGAGCCGGCGCATACAGACGGCGCATTTAGCATCCGGATCAAGACCAGCTCCAGCTTCACTTCCGGCGACCTCCTGGCGATTTATCCGGGCGGCGATTACCGGGAGCGGCAATATTCAATTGGTAAGGTAGATAAGGAGATACAACTGAGCGTAAAGCTGCACCCGAACGGCTTCGGCTCGGGCTACCTGTACGCCCTGAACCCGGGGGATGTGATCCATGCCAGGGTGATCGCGAACTACGACTTCCGCTTCCCTTCCGGCGCACCGCGGGTGATCATGATCGCGAACGGAACGGGCATTGCGCCTTTCCTGGGTATGATGGACCAGAATAAGCGGAAAACCGAATGTCACCTCTACTGCGGATTCCGCGGCGCCTCCTCTTTTGCGCTGTACGACGATTTCGTAAAGCAACAACTGGCCGGCGGACAACTCTCCACCGCCAATATCGCCTACTCCCGCGAGGGGGACAAACAATACGTAAAAGACCTGCTGGCACGCGATGCGGACCTGATCGCTACCACGTTACACGAAGAAGGAACGATCATGATTTGTGGCTCACTGGCCATGCAGCATGACGTTGTTCAGTTCCTGGACGCGCTTTGTATGGAACGGTACGGTAAAAGCCTCAGTCACTATGAATCGCACGGACAGGTGCTTATGGATTGTTACTAA
- a CDS encoding DUF4385 domain-containing protein, whose protein sequence is MAKARTPSYLHFKADKYHWKPDVDYRQHPERYHVGKGEQGVLICEPYKSEILPHWRFKTEAVAVESSEHIYALFLAYLGKGEFVGADMARKFLQMGFTRARRYANYKGGRKYDAENDYQQLARGTGDPEKARAAAVFYDKWKQAEAVKAYANQKKAWKQTIG, encoded by the coding sequence ATGGCAAAAGCACGAACTCCTTCTTACCTTCATTTTAAAGCAGATAAATACCACTGGAAGCCGGATGTCGACTATCGCCAGCATCCGGAACGATACCATGTAGGCAAAGGCGAACAAGGTGTGCTGATTTGCGAGCCGTACAAAAGCGAGATTCTCCCGCACTGGCGATTCAAAACGGAGGCAGTAGCCGTGGAAAGCAGTGAGCATATCTATGCCCTGTTCCTCGCATATTTAGGGAAAGGCGAATTTGTAGGGGCCGATATGGCCCGGAAGTTTTTGCAGATGGGGTTTACGCGTGCAAGGCGCTACGCCAATTACAAAGGCGGCCGTAAATACGATGCTGAGAATGATTATCAACAACTAGCGCGCGGTACCGGCGATCCGGAGAAAGCGAGAGCTGCTGCTGTATTTTATGATAAGTGGAAACAGGCGGAAGCCGTAAAGGCTTATGCCAACCAGAAGAAGGCCTGGAAACAAACCATCGGATAG
- a CDS encoding TonB-dependent siderophore receptor, translating into MRSFLLAGGLMLAPSTAFSQQVTDTLSEVEVTGKANGYRQPVSSVGTRTDAPLIEVPQSAQVLTQQLIRDRQAFTLNDMAPMMTGVKANNGMGAFTLRGFTGYNHFDGSFITYNGIRGNLYQWSQQPLLYNIEKIEVLRGPASAMYSEGVPGGLINFVTLKPQAARRFEFDASYGSWNFMRFSADATGAISKKKKLMYRLIAGYDRSNSFRDQQEQENFFIAPSLAYSFSPKTDLNLEVNYAKQKSVHQYDRGTFIKPLADGTYDFDYYPDHLTVQSPTDFGDVDNTSATLTFNHKVNDRLSFTVVERYIDNRLHFADHGVSGAIRNDSINRTYQIWDYAQFSWQTTAFVGYKLSTGPVKHHFLAGIDYNNFGWTKNDYRNSPSTRISILNPDYSNDIPAANPAVDYYDDNEQTNQLSGGYIQDQLSIGERLKVLLSLRYDDYSLRQTPLSDRDDLQGDTSDAHAWMPRVGVVYMAKPNIAFYGNYNKSFNPQRSNSAGSGGPFPPRTATQFEVGYKGDFFKDALSTMVSVYTIEYSNILAADPTPENPNKQTVVDGTRSKGFELTVQGNIKDLCIITGYAYNDHRLLSDNTIGKKGFRYANAPKHIANAWVKYNFSTTRLKGLGIGVGGRYVSDQVGNLATQNFVIPESFVLDAAANYRIGRFNIQCNVNNLTNARYFNGGVSRVTIASLGNPINFRAGINYTIN; encoded by the coding sequence ATGCGTTCATTTTTATTAGCAGGAGGGCTTATGCTGGCCCCTTCGACTGCGTTTTCCCAACAGGTGACCGACACCCTGAGTGAAGTGGAAGTAACCGGTAAAGCCAATGGTTACCGGCAGCCTGTTTCGTCCGTAGGCACCCGTACCGACGCCCCTTTAATTGAAGTACCGCAATCGGCGCAGGTGTTAACACAACAACTGATCAGGGACAGGCAGGCATTTACGCTGAACGACATGGCACCAATGATGACGGGCGTGAAGGCTAACAACGGCATGGGGGCCTTTACCCTGCGTGGCTTTACGGGTTATAATCATTTCGATGGCAGCTTTATCACTTATAATGGGATTCGTGGTAACCTGTACCAGTGGAGCCAGCAGCCCTTATTATATAACATTGAGAAGATAGAAGTGCTGCGTGGGCCGGCGTCTGCCATGTACAGCGAAGGCGTGCCGGGTGGGCTTATCAACTTCGTCACGCTCAAACCACAGGCGGCCAGACGCTTCGAGTTTGACGCCAGTTACGGCAGCTGGAACTTTATGCGATTTTCTGCAGATGCGACGGGTGCAATCAGTAAAAAGAAAAAACTGATGTACCGACTCATCGCGGGCTACGATCGCAGCAACAGTTTTCGCGACCAGCAGGAGCAGGAGAACTTCTTTATCGCTCCTTCCCTCGCCTATAGCTTCTCTCCTAAAACAGACCTGAACCTGGAGGTGAACTACGCGAAGCAAAAATCCGTGCACCAGTATGACCGTGGCACATTTATTAAACCATTGGCCGATGGTACGTACGACTTCGATTACTACCCTGATCATTTAACGGTGCAAAGTCCGACCGACTTCGGGGATGTTGACAATACCTCCGCTACCCTTACCTTTAATCATAAAGTGAATGATCGCCTATCGTTCACGGTAGTAGAGCGTTACATCGACAACCGCCTGCACTTTGCAGATCATGGTGTGAGCGGCGCTATCCGTAACGATTCGATCAACCGCACTTATCAAATATGGGATTACGCGCAGTTCAGCTGGCAAACCACCGCTTTCGTCGGCTATAAACTCAGTACCGGTCCGGTGAAACACCACTTCCTGGCGGGCATTGATTATAATAATTTCGGCTGGACGAAAAACGATTACCGCAATTCGCCGAGTACGCGCATCTCCATCCTGAACCCGGATTACAGCAATGATATACCGGCGGCTAATCCAGCCGTGGATTATTATGACGACAACGAACAAACGAACCAGTTGTCAGGTGGCTACATCCAGGACCAGCTGAGCATCGGCGAGCGACTGAAAGTGCTGTTATCATTGCGATACGACGACTATTCACTTCGCCAAACGCCCCTCTCCGACCGTGACGATCTGCAGGGTGATACTTCCGACGCACATGCCTGGATGCCGCGTGTAGGCGTGGTATATATGGCAAAACCGAACATTGCATTCTATGGAAACTACAATAAGTCGTTCAACCCCCAGCGCTCCAATTCTGCAGGCTCCGGTGGCCCTTTCCCGCCACGTACGGCTACTCAGTTCGAGGTAGGTTATAAAGGGGATTTTTTTAAAGATGCTTTATCAACCATGGTATCAGTATACACCATCGAGTATAGCAACATCCTGGCCGCCGACCCTACACCGGAGAACCCTAATAAACAAACCGTAGTGGACGGTACGCGCAGTAAGGGCTTTGAGCTGACCGTACAGGGTAACATCAAAGACCTGTGCATCATTACAGGTTATGCGTATAACGACCACCGGTTGCTGTCGGACAATACGATTGGTAAAAAAGGCTTCCGTTATGCGAATGCGCCTAAACATATTGCCAACGCGTGGGTGAAATACAACTTCTCCACCACCCGTCTGAAAGGCCTGGGCATTGGCGTTGGCGGACGTTACGTGAGCGACCAGGTGGGCAACCTGGCTACGCAAAATTTCGTCATTCCCGAATCGTTTGTATTGGATGCTGCAGCGAACTATCGCATCGGGCGTTTTAATATTCAATGTAACGTGAACAACCTCACGAACGCGCGTTATTTCAACGGCGGCGTATCACGCGTAACCATTGCATCACTGGGTAACCCGATCAATTTCAGGGCGGGTATTAACTATACAATTAACTAA
- a CDS encoding DUF4198 domain-containing protein, with protein sequence MIKKLFLLTAVICVSLAALAHEFWLQPLKFWLKKNEATNISILVGEDYKGEKSDWSKYKIQQLKHYSAEGAEDYTAHLSAADKSIIEAKFAKAGNHLIAFNNSNKFIELEAEKFNEYLETEGLGYIAELRKSQQNADKPGREFYQRCVKTLFKVGGKNDSTFAVNTGMRLELIPRQNPYTMKNGDQMTMQVLFDNQPVKGALVLAWNVVDEKTSVTRHTTNEAGEVMFPVTLKGRWMISSVHMTPYTASTEADWQSYWGSYTFGYY encoded by the coding sequence ATGATAAAGAAACTATTCCTGCTCACTGCGGTGATCTGTGTGAGCCTGGCGGCGCTGGCCCACGAGTTCTGGCTACAGCCTTTAAAATTCTGGCTGAAGAAAAACGAGGCTACGAACATCAGCATCCTGGTAGGAGAAGATTATAAAGGAGAGAAATCGGACTGGTCCAAATACAAGATCCAGCAACTGAAACATTACTCCGCGGAGGGTGCCGAAGATTATACGGCGCATCTGTCAGCCGCCGATAAATCCATTATCGAAGCGAAATTTGCCAAAGCAGGCAACCACCTTATCGCCTTCAACAACTCCAACAAGTTTATCGAGCTGGAAGCGGAGAAGTTTAACGAATACCTGGAAACAGAAGGTTTGGGCTACATTGCCGAACTGCGTAAATCGCAGCAGAACGCTGACAAGCCGGGCCGCGAGTTTTACCAGCGTTGCGTAAAAACCTTGTTTAAAGTAGGTGGCAAAAACGATAGCACCTTTGCTGTCAACACCGGCATGCGACTGGAACTGATTCCGCGTCAGAACCCTTACACCATGAAGAACGGCGACCAGATGACCATGCAGGTACTGTTCGACAATCAGCCAGTGAAAGGCGCACTGGTGTTAGCATGGAACGTGGTAGATGAAAAAACGTCGGTGACCAGGCATACGACCAACGAAGCCGGCGAGGTTATGTTCCCGGTTACACTAAAAGGTCGCTGGATGATCAGCAGTGTGCACATGACGCCTTACACAGCGAGCACCGAAGCTGACTGGCAAAGCTACTGGGGCAGTTATACGTTTGGATATTATTAG
- a CDS encoding response regulator, with amino-acid sequence MKTKLTKHNPVVLYVEDDEDDLYLLRQAVGQLELPYEVVHARNSEIAMAWLVSSAMSGLSPCLILMDFNLPTMNGMEATRLIRNIESFGKTPVVIYTTAEPQLLSSAMVPVLKKGGTPREIRNDVRQLARMIASGSCEM; translated from the coding sequence ATGAAAACTAAGTTAACTAAGCACAATCCTGTAGTCCTGTACGTCGAGGACGATGAAGATGATTTATACCTGCTGCGGCAGGCGGTCGGACAATTGGAATTACCTTACGAAGTAGTACATGCCAGGAACAGCGAAATCGCCATGGCCTGGCTGGTGAGTTCTGCCATGTCAGGATTGTCGCCCTGCCTCATCCTGATGGACTTCAACCTTCCCACTATGAACGGGATGGAGGCCACGCGACTGATCCGGAATATTGAAAGCTTCGGTAAAACGCCTGTTGTGATTTATACCACTGCAGAACCACAGTTGTTATCCAGCGCCATGGTGCCCGTTCTTAAAAAAGGTGGTACGCCCAGGGAAATCAGGAATGATGTGAGGCAACTGGCGCGCATGATCGCGTCGGGGAGCTGTGAAATGTAA
- a CDS encoding DinB family protein, which yields MSLHYLQQFCHTIDRWTGFLPGYSLEQLCQRPHPGSWSSGQVYLHLIQDTRFFVEQMEAALAASPMKH from the coding sequence ATGAGCCTACATTATCTACAGCAATTTTGCCATACCATCGACCGATGGACCGGTTTTTTGCCGGGTTATAGCCTGGAGCAGCTTTGCCAGCGGCCACACCCGGGTAGCTGGTCGTCAGGACAAGTGTACCTTCATCTGATACAGGACACCCGGTTTTTTGTGGAGCAAATGGAAGCAGCGCTCGCGGCCTCCCCGATGAAACATTAG